The genomic window TGCTATAGTCATCATCATAGCTATTTCGTGAGCGGGAATACCAGTGAATTTAATAATGGACAATAACCTTTCAATCCCATCAGTTAAAGATATAGGAGAGGTAGCCAGGGTAAGCAGAGAAGTAGTTAAAATTAAGATAAATAGTCGAAATGAAATAAGGAGCCCTTTAATTAATCCTTCCTGGGTAATTTTTAAAAAACCTACCTGATAAATTACTTTTCCTTCAGTCATAAAAAGATGGATAATTAAAGTAAATATAATAATAAATAATATTGGACGCAAGCCTCTGAAAACATATTTGGGGTGTACCTTAGAAATGATAATACTGATCAATATATAGCTTCCCAAAATTAAATACCCTGAAAATTTAACTATTAAAAATAAAGCTATGATTATAGCCAGACAACTTAATATTTTTATTCTGGGATCCAAACTATGAACTAAAGAATCCCTTGGAATATATTGACCAAAACTAATATTCCTTAATATTCTCATTTTTTCCTCATCTTTCTAAGTGCAATTGATAAATTCCCTCTTTAGATGTTTACTTCTTATACTTATCTTTTAGTTAAATTTTGCATTTTTTTAAGATTTCACTTTCAGCTTCATCTACAGTTAATACTCCGGTATATACATCTTTTCCCTTTGCTTTTAATTTGTGCATACATTCGGTAACCTGTGGAAGGCCTAAACCCACTTTTATTAGATCGGTAGCGTGTTTTTCAAAAATATCTTGGGGAGTACCGTCTATAATTATCTCTCCTCGATGCATCACTAAAACCCGTTTTACAGTTTCGGCAACCTTTTCCATGTTGTGTGATACCAATATCACAGCCGTTCCGAAATTATCATGTATTTTTTTAATCTCGGATAATATATTATCTCTTCCCTGCGGGTCAAGATTGGCAGTAGGTTCATCTAAAATTAACATTTTTGGTCTGATGGAAAGAATACTGGCCAAGGCAACACGTCGCATCTCCCCTCCGCTTAAAGAAAAAGGAGAGCGTTCTGCATAGAATTCATAATCAAGATCAACCATCTTTAAGGCTTCTCTCACTCTTTTCTCAATTTTTTCTTCTGGCAAACCTAATTTTCTTGGACCAAAGGCTATTTCTTGATAAATAGTTTCTTCAAACAATTGATTCTCTGGATACTGAAAAACTAAACCTATTTTTTGCCTTATTAATTTAAGATTTGTTCCCTTTGTATTTATATCTACTCCATCAACATAAATTTTACCAGAAGTTGGCGTAAGCAAACCGTTGAAATGCTGAATTAAGGTTGTTTTTCCACAACCAGTATGGCCGATTAGACCGATAAACTCACCTTGATCAATTTTTAAGTCGATATTCTTTAAAACTTCTGTTTCGAAGGGCATTCCCAAACTATAGGTAAAGCAAAGATTCTCTAAATATATAAACATAAATTTTCTACCATATCCTCAACTTTCAATATATGAGGTGATATATTCATTCCCCTTTTGTTTAATCTTAAGGCGAGTTCAGTAATCTGAGGAACGTCTAATCTTAATTTTTTTAAAATATCTATCTGGGTAAATACCTCCTCAGGTTTTCCTGTAAGAGCAATTTTTCCTTTATCCAACGCGATTATCCAATTAGACTCAGCTGCCTCCTCCATTAAGTGAGTAATGTAGATGATGGTAATATTCTCTTCTAAATTTAATTTCTTCACTATATTTATTACCTCATTTCTACCCTGGGGATCGAGCATGGCGGTAGGTTCATCTAAAATCAAATAGGAAGAGTGTAACGCGATTGCTCCCGCAATAGCTACTCTTTGTTTTTGTCCACCTGAAAGTAAATGCGGTTCACTTTTTTTATACTCTTCCATTTCCACAATTTCTAAAGCCCAATCAATACGCTCTCTCATAAGTTTTGTATTTATTCCAATATTTTCCAGGCCAAAAGCTATATCATCTTCCACTGTGGTTGCGATAATCTGATTGTCTGGATTTTGAAATACCATACCAACTTTTCGTCTTATTTCCCATGTTTTGCTCTTATCTTTGGTATTCATGTCATCAACCCAGATATCTCCGGTAGTAGGAAGCAACAGACAATTCATATGCTTAGCTAAAGTAGATTTTCCAGATCCGTTAGAGCCTATAATTGAAACAAAATCACCATTTTTTATTT from Candidatus Atribacteria bacterium includes these protein-coding regions:
- a CDS encoding energy-coupling factor transporter transmembrane protein EcfT, giving the protein MLRNISFGQYIPRDSLVHSLDPRIKILSCLAIIIALFLIVKFSGYLILGSYILISIIISKVHPKYVFRGLRPILFIIIFTLIIHLFMTEGKVIYQVGFLKITQEGLIKGLLISFRLFILILTTSLLTLATSPISLTDGIERLLSIIKFTGIPAHEIAMMMTIALRFIPTLLEETEKIMKAQISRGADFESGNIFNRAKNLIPILIPLFVSAFRRADELAIAMEAKCYRGGEGRTHYRELKINQIDILTLSLTMVIAIIVSIMF
- a CDS encoding energy-coupling factor transporter ATPase; the encoded protein is MFIYLENLCFTYSLGMPFETEVLKNIDLKIDQGEFIGLIGHTGCGKTTLIQHFNGLLTPTSGKIYVDGVDINTKGTNLKLIRQKIGLVFQYPENQLFEETIYQEIAFGPRKLGLPEEKIEKRVREALKMVDLDYEFYAERSPFSLSGGEMRRVALASILSIRPKMLILDEPTANLDPQGRDNILSEIKKIHDNFGTAVILVSHNMEKVAETVKRVLVMHRGEIIIDGTPQDIFEKHATDLIKVGLGLPQVTECMHKLKAKGKDVYTGVLTVDEAESEILKKCKI
- a CDS encoding energy-coupling factor transporter ATPase, which gives rise to MIKIKNLSHQYNSPTKEQIDALNSINLEIKNGDFVSIIGSNGSGKSTLAKHMNCLLLPTTGDIWVDDMNTKDKSKTWEIRRKVGMVFQNPDNQIIATTVEDDIAFGLENIGINTKLMRERIDWALEIVEMEEYKKSEPHLLSGGQKQRVAIAGAIALHSSYLILDEPTAMLDPQGRNEVINIVKKLNLEENITIIYITHLMEEAAESNWIIALDKGKIALTGKPEEVFTQIDILKKLRLDVPQITELALRLNKRGMNISPHILKVEDMVENLCLYI